In Actinoplanes derwentensis, the following proteins share a genomic window:
- a CDS encoding NUDIX hydrolase has translation MSRGEVLRRPDDLPDWFEPLLTRVGECRSEDFTALRKPVGSGGRASAVLVLLGEDSTGQPELLILQRAATMRNHAGQVAFPGGATDPEDADASATALREASEEVGLDPSSAEVLALLPDMWIPVSGFVVTPVLAWWRKPHTVSPLQATEVAHVDRLPISELADPQNRIRVRHLSGWIGPAFQVRGLLVWGFTAGVIAALLDMAGWSIPWDAGRVVDLPDATAPVPAARGGAPDEVVP, from the coding sequence ATGAGCCGGGGTGAGGTTCTACGGCGTCCCGACGACCTGCCTGACTGGTTCGAGCCGCTGCTCACCAGGGTCGGCGAGTGCCGGTCCGAGGACTTCACCGCCCTGCGCAAACCGGTCGGCTCCGGTGGCCGGGCCAGCGCGGTCCTGGTGCTGCTCGGCGAGGACTCCACCGGGCAGCCGGAGCTGCTGATCCTGCAGCGGGCCGCGACCATGCGAAACCACGCCGGCCAGGTGGCCTTCCCCGGCGGTGCCACCGACCCGGAGGACGCCGACGCCTCAGCCACCGCGCTGCGCGAGGCCAGCGAGGAAGTCGGGCTCGACCCGTCGTCGGCCGAGGTGCTGGCACTCCTGCCGGACATGTGGATCCCGGTCAGCGGCTTCGTCGTCACTCCGGTTCTGGCCTGGTGGCGCAAGCCGCACACGGTTTCCCCGTTGCAGGCGACCGAAGTCGCGCATGTCGACAGACTGCCGATCAGTGAACTGGCCGACCCGCAGAACCGTATCCGGGTGCGACATCTGAGCGGTTGGATCGGACCCGCGTTCCAGGTCCGGGGACTGCTCGTCTGGGGTTTCACGGCAGGGGTGATCGCGGCATTGCTGGACATGGCGGGTTGGTCGATCCCCTGGGACGCGGGCCGTGTCGTCGATCTGCCCGACGCCACCGCGCCCGTACCAGCCGCTCGTGGCGGTGCACCCGACGAGGTGGTGCCGTGA
- a CDS encoding MarP family serine protease, whose protein sequence is MPVVDVLLILLMVLFAISGYRQGFVIGALSLGGFFSGVLIGLQLGPLLARQFENGTVRLVVALGVILVLAVLGQTLAGWLGTNLRQVIESRPLQYLDDAGGALVSVIAVLFASWLVAVPFGSTPFPAINAAVRDSAILGGVTELIPDEVRALSSGLRDTIDTNGFPDVFGGLARTQAREVAAPDPALAGSKVVKDSRSSVLKILGSAPSCSRRIEGTGFVYARERVMTNAHVVAGTREVVVESGDRQLEARVVVYDPKRDLAVLYVPGLRAPVMEFVAKQAASGANAIVLGYPQDGPYDAQSARIRDMSRITGPDIYESGDVTREIYTIKSLVRSGNSGGPLIDPSGNVIGVIFAAAADDKYVGFALTADEASGVAATGRANTRTVRTGECA, encoded by the coding sequence GTGCCCGTGGTCGATGTACTCCTGATCCTGCTCATGGTGCTGTTCGCGATCAGCGGATATCGCCAGGGCTTCGTCATCGGCGCGCTGTCGCTCGGTGGGTTCTTCAGCGGTGTGCTGATCGGCCTCCAGCTCGGCCCGCTGCTCGCCCGCCAGTTCGAGAACGGCACGGTACGGCTCGTCGTCGCGCTCGGTGTCATCCTCGTGCTCGCGGTGCTCGGGCAGACCCTGGCCGGGTGGCTCGGCACCAACCTGCGGCAGGTCATCGAGAGCCGGCCCCTGCAATACCTGGACGACGCCGGTGGCGCGCTCGTCTCGGTGATCGCCGTGCTGTTCGCGTCCTGGCTGGTGGCGGTGCCGTTCGGGTCGACGCCGTTCCCCGCGATCAACGCCGCGGTCCGGGACAGCGCCATCCTCGGTGGCGTCACCGAGCTGATCCCCGACGAGGTGCGCGCCCTCTCGTCCGGTCTGCGCGACACCATCGACACCAACGGTTTCCCCGACGTCTTCGGCGGTCTGGCCCGCACCCAGGCCCGCGAGGTCGCCGCCCCCGACCCGGCACTTGCCGGTTCGAAGGTGGTCAAGGACTCACGCAGCTCGGTCCTGAAGATCCTCGGCTCCGCCCCCAGCTGCTCCCGCCGTATCGAGGGCACCGGTTTCGTCTACGCCCGCGAGCGCGTGATGACCAACGCGCACGTGGTCGCCGGAACCCGCGAGGTGGTGGTGGAGAGCGGCGACCGTCAGCTGGAGGCCCGCGTCGTCGTCTACGACCCGAAGCGCGACCTGGCCGTCCTCTACGTGCCCGGCCTGCGCGCCCCGGTCATGGAGTTCGTCGCGAAACAGGCCGCGAGCGGCGCCAACGCGATCGTCCTCGGCTACCCGCAGGACGGCCCCTACGACGCCCAGTCCGCCCGCATCCGCGACATGAGCCGCATCACCGGCCCGGACATCTACGAGTCCGGTGACGTGACCCGCGAGATCTACACGATCAAGTCCCTGGTCCGCAGCGGCAACTCCGGCGGCCCCCTGATCGACCCGTCCGGCAACGTGATCGGCGTGATCTTCGCGGCCGCCGCCGACGACAAATACGTCGGCTTCGCCCTGACCGCCGACGAGGCCTCCGGAGTAGCCGCCACCGGCCGAGCCAACACCCGAACCGTCCGAACCGGCGAGTGCGCCTAA